One window from the genome of Nitrosopumilus sp. encodes:
- a CDS encoding copper-binding protein codes for MKFLLMLLLIPLLIIPAFAEEQTMVTEKGTLDVKLTYDKIDPNTQTKINIDFINPQTKKIQEHIDYTISVSKDGETVFGPIPLTHTSVGSVKIPIEFNLGEGIYTMDFTIEGILFQPIPPETVSFDILVGDVYAQPTIDNNKVDGENGGCLIATATYGSEFAPQVQQLRELRDNTILKTSSGMAFMTSFNQFYYSFSPTVADFEREHPIFKEFTKVTLTPMLSSLSLLNHVNIDSEEKMLGYGISIILLNIGMYIGIPIFGILKLYQSRKN; via the coding sequence ATGAAATTTTTACTAATGTTATTGTTAATTCCATTATTAATTATTCCAGCATTTGCAGAAGAGCAAACTATGGTAACTGAGAAAGGAACACTTGATGTCAAATTAACGTATGATAAGATTGATCCAAATACTCAAACTAAAATAAATATAGATTTTATCAATCCTCAAACAAAAAAAATTCAAGAACATATTGATTATACGATTTCAGTTTCAAAAGATGGGGAGACTGTTTTTGGACCAATTCCACTTACGCATACATCAGTTGGATCTGTGAAAATTCCAATTGAATTCAATTTAGGTGAGGGAATTTATACCATGGATTTTACAATAGAGGGAATTTTGTTTCAACCAATTCCGCCAGAAACAGTCTCTTTTGATATTTTAGTAGGTGATGTTTATGCTCAACCAACAATTGATAATAACAAAGTAGATGGAGAAAATGGGGGATGCCTAATTGCAACTGCTACATATGGTTCTGAGTTTGCACCTCAAGTTCAACAATTAAGAGAACTTAGAGACAATACAATTCTAAAAACAAGTTCAGGTATGGCATTTATGACATCTTTTAATCAATTTTATTATTCATTTTCACCAACAGTTGCAGACTTTGAAAGAGAGCATCCAATTTTCAAAGAATTTACAAAAGTGACATTAACTCCAATGCTATCATCATTATCATTATTGAACCACGTTAACATTGATTCAGAGGAAAAGATGTTAGGGTACGGCATATCTATAATTCTTCTAAACATTGGAATGTATATTGGAATTCCTATTTTTGGAATTCTAAAGTTGTACCAATCTAGAAAAAATTAA
- a CDS encoding peptidase, whose amino-acid sequence MNNKFAILLIIIGIFTIPIILPNAFAHGLGGDQAEPISFGGMEVTVRTQLSPSDITVGEINSANMQVRFFDTLTDENLDKVTYRIEVWQSGELLARNLFYDLDGRLDVKIKPQPTCNKTHLEECSIYGGSEHVSAPGALFVQGAACTDDNLDICARPSITGPIFVKGGLYKIRVDIEAATSPRTILANLLSYETFVSVAQEQNFFLKTANAEEIPVIIKTYYDDVDNFKFDQSDNSISFDMPFDWSPSYVDLVQVVHEEVRVPKTFTPYAEGKQFKGYVNGVEIDQRALLNDPYSHDDTNIIHFLITKNELQKINEKLGSDNYDNPKMDLKLVPLSEASKSSTEFYLVDTVNHKQIPTTVNISWDGKYGANQEIPFEFTFFNENRELIKDIHYAYFVFDESDKEIASNVGDDPSMLGILSTEGIDIQRIFVPSQGQIRVDVKVLGTGLDYNPKYAGIGSAIIEIGPGLSTSVPEKVPIPSWIKNNAEWWAADQIDDNSFVQGIQYLIKENILKIPSTSQGSSSGSNEIPMWIKNNAGWWADGSIDDGSFIQGIQFLIKEGIMKIQS is encoded by the coding sequence TTGAATAACAAGTTTGCAATATTACTAATCATCATAGGCATTTTCACCATTCCAATAATTCTTCCAAACGCATTTGCTCATGGACTTGGTGGTGATCAAGCTGAACCTATCAGCTTTGGTGGAATGGAAGTAACTGTTCGAACCCAATTAAGTCCATCTGATATTACTGTTGGTGAAATTAATTCTGCAAATATGCAAGTACGTTTCTTTGATACACTAACTGATGAAAATCTTGATAAAGTTACATATCGAATAGAAGTCTGGCAAAGTGGAGAACTTTTAGCTAGAAATTTGTTTTATGATTTAGATGGAAGATTAGATGTTAAAATTAAACCTCAACCCACATGTAATAAAACCCATCTTGAAGAATGTTCAATTTATGGTGGCTCTGAACATGTAAGTGCACCAGGTGCTCTATTTGTTCAAGGTGCAGCATGTACTGATGATAATTTAGACATTTGCGCAAGACCATCAATCACAGGCCCAATATTTGTAAAAGGTGGTTTATACAAAATTAGAGTTGATATTGAGGCTGCTACTAGTCCAAGAACTATATTAGCTAATTTGCTTAGCTATGAAACTTTTGTTAGTGTTGCACAGGAACAAAACTTTTTTCTAAAGACTGCAAATGCTGAAGAAATCCCAGTCATTATAAAAACATACTATGATGATGTTGATAACTTCAAATTTGATCAATCAGACAATTCTATCTCATTTGATATGCCATTTGATTGGAGTCCATCATATGTTGATTTAGTACAAGTTGTTCATGAAGAAGTCAGAGTTCCAAAGACTTTTACACCTTATGCAGAAGGAAAACAATTCAAAGGATATGTTAATGGAGTGGAAATTGATCAGAGGGCATTACTTAATGATCCGTATTCACATGATGATACCAATATCATTCATTTTCTAATTACCAAAAATGAATTACAAAAAATCAATGAAAAACTGGGATCAGACAACTACGACAATCCAAAAATGGATTTAAAACTAGTACCTTTATCTGAAGCTTCAAAAAGTTCAACAGAATTTTATCTTGTTGATACTGTTAATCATAAACAAATTCCAACAACTGTGAATATCTCATGGGATGGAAAGTATGGAGCTAATCAAGAAATTCCATTTGAGTTTACATTCTTTAATGAAAACAGGGAGCTAATCAAAGATATTCATTATGCATACTTTGTTTTTGATGAATCTGACAAAGAAATAGCAAGTAATGTGGGTGATGATCCCTCAATGCTTGGAATTCTTTCTACTGAAGGAATTGACATTCAAAGAATTTTTGTTCCTTCTCAAGGTCAAATTAGAGTTGATGTCAAAGTTTTAGGAACTGGATTAGACTATAATCCAAAGTATGCTGGGATTGGTTCCGCAATTATTGAGATTGGACCTGGTTTGTCAACTTCAGTACCTGAGAAAGTACCAATTCCTAGTTGGATTAAAAATAATGCTGAATGGTGGGCAGCTGATCAAATTGATGACAACTCGTTTGTTCAAGGTATTCAATATTTAATTAAAGAAAATATTTTAAAGATTCCATCAACCTCACAGGGATCTAGCTCTGGCTCAAACGAAATTCCTATGTGGATTAAAAACAACGCAGGTTGGTGGGCTGATGGATCAATTGATGATGGTTCTTTTATTCAAGGCATTCAATTTTTGATTAAAGAAGGAATAATGAAGATTCAATCATAG
- a CDS encoding peptidase: MEKKYAKKILASGHSLQNLSLITILIISAAFVLGFHNAYGHGVGNETFPPVELDGKLVTLEVSSSKNDPNTKDDQQISISLINFDSKVTLRDTTFLIKSERGEQFLFEQEFKADNGFIVFNFVSEDNDSIIVETENGGNFFSSLLGLESKLVNVKGPRLSEGGLYKFDIKVLTANDYSKKLEKPLTFNAGISIAQTIRYDFIDPNFGEQNIHVVTYYDEISNFNYDFISKKISYFMPFDWTESNINQTSVVHQELVIPKKFGDLLSSGFSIYVNEVKLSDDVINIDDFFSDERVVHFIIYQRELMNVFHSKENHNGMNFVIQPDPDYIHLSSVTDNGQFRIMTTWEPEILKSNSNAKIIFDVTDVFLKNKPVSTQYYFSITQNDRIIFEQSGISTDSKDEQNVVEFFIPADVTGIVHLNFKNLNNNNLAKATIPIVIDRINTLEIIIPDWIRNSALWWSEDQIDDDTFIQGIEYLIKNQIIVIPSTQQETSNSQEIPDWIKNNAKWWISNQIDDKTFAQGLEFLIKNGIIHV; encoded by the coding sequence ATGGAAAAGAAATACGCAAAAAAGATCCTAGCAAGTGGACATAGTTTGCAAAATCTATCACTAATCACAATTTTAATTATTTCTGCTGCATTTGTATTGGGATTTCATAATGCATACGGTCATGGTGTAGGAAATGAAACTTTTCCACCTGTAGAATTAGATGGAAAACTTGTTACTTTGGAAGTGTCCTCTTCAAAAAATGATCCAAATACAAAAGATGATCAACAAATATCTATTTCATTGATTAATTTTGATTCAAAAGTTACTTTACGTGATACCACTTTTCTGATAAAATCTGAACGTGGAGAGCAATTTCTCTTTGAACAAGAATTTAAGGCAGACAATGGTTTCATAGTTTTTAATTTTGTATCTGAAGACAATGATTCAATTATAGTAGAAACTGAGAACGGTGGTAATTTTTTCAGTTCTTTATTGGGACTTGAAAGTAAACTAGTGAATGTAAAAGGACCAAGACTTAGTGAAGGCGGTCTGTACAAATTTGATATTAAGGTACTTACTGCTAATGACTATTCTAAAAAATTAGAAAAACCATTGACATTCAATGCAGGAATTTCTATTGCTCAGACAATTAGATATGATTTTATTGATCCAAATTTCGGAGAACAAAATATTCATGTTGTAACATACTATGATGAAATTTCCAATTTTAATTATGATTTTATTTCAAAGAAAATCTCTTATTTCATGCCATTTGATTGGACTGAATCTAACATTAATCAAACATCTGTTGTTCATCAAGAACTTGTAATTCCAAAAAAATTTGGTGATTTACTATCTTCTGGATTTTCTATATATGTAAATGAAGTAAAACTGTCTGATGATGTTATAAATATTGATGATTTTTTTTCTGATGAACGCGTTGTCCATTTTATTATTTATCAAAGAGAATTGATGAATGTTTTTCATAGTAAGGAAAATCACAATGGAATGAATTTTGTAATCCAACCAGATCCTGATTATATTCATTTGAGTTCAGTTACTGATAATGGTCAATTTAGAATTATGACTACTTGGGAGCCTGAGATTCTAAAATCTAATTCAAATGCAAAAATAATTTTTGATGTCACAGATGTTTTCTTAAAAAATAAACCAGTTTCTACACAATATTATTTCTCAATCACTCAAAATGATCGTATTATATTTGAGCAAAGCGGAATAAGTACTGATTCTAAAGATGAGCAAAATGTTGTAGAATTTTTTATTCCCGCTGATGTTACAGGAATTGTACATCTTAATTTTAAAAATTTAAACAACAACAATCTTGCAAAGGCAACTATTCCAATTGTTATTGATAGAATTAATACTCTAGAAATTATTATTCCTGATTGGATTCGAAATAGTGCATTATGGTGGTCTGAGGATCAAATTGATGATGATACTTTCATTCAAGGAATTGAATATCTTATCAAAAATCAAATAATAGTAATCCCTTCAACACAACAGGAAACTTCAAACTCTCAAGAAATTCCTGATTGGATTAAAAATAATGCTAAATGGTGGATATCTAATCAAATTGATGACAAAACATTTGCTCAAGGGTTAGAATTTTTAATTAAAAATGGAATAATTCATGTATGA
- a CDS encoding winged helix-turn-helix transcriptional regulator, whose amino-acid sequence MTDRDSQIQQIIEKNPGIQFREIMRSSGLKNGVLSHYLGKLEKNGIIKAKRGPRQIRFYPPRITEDETIIIKALRKQTPRDLILALVKEDGLEFSQLVNEVKKSPSTVSLYLSQLVEDELVEVKLVQLKKRYYIKARDLIDKLVEDHRPGLLEKPTSGFEDIFNSF is encoded by the coding sequence ATGACTGACAGAGATTCACAAATTCAACAAATCATTGAAAAAAATCCAGGAATCCAATTTCGTGAAATTATGCGTTCATCTGGATTAAAAAATGGTGTATTGAGCCATTATTTAGGAAAATTAGAAAAAAATGGAATTATTAAAGCAAAACGAGGTCCAAGGCAAATAAGATTCTACCCTCCTCGAATTACTGAAGACGAAACCATAATCATCAAAGCCCTAAGAAAACAAACTCCTCGTGATCTTATACTTGCATTAGTAAAAGAAGATGGATTAGAATTTTCACAACTAGTAAACGAGGTTAAAAAATCACCATCAACTGTTTCACTTTATCTATCCCAACTTGTTGAAGATGAACTAGTAGAAGTAAAATTAGTTCAACTCAAAAAGAGATATTATATTAAAGCAAGAGATCTGATAGATAAATTAGTTGAAGACCATAGGCCTGGATTACTTGAGAAACCAACTTCTGGATTTGAAGATATTTTCAACTCTTTTTAG
- a CDS encoding peptidase, whose translation MVVPQVAYANVYVPLHEYLGYFDSTGIYTVVGNVKNENHFAIIPTITVSVIDDYKTMSKTIKHVPLGAGKEIPFKIKFPELISNTPILMNPEIIFDKTIKNEIPIQVLYDKTLIKHSDGHISGRIQNTGEKTIYYPKIYAVVHGYELVLDITQNIEFIEKIEPEEIVEFSMYPDPSITADVFYYSCFAPVDTTVIPVTAKKNGGEFDFRYDSGAWYSAAEFSNDGTTLTMRGYNSYPLQTYANFEFPPITGKEKFDVTINDKPIEFIQSVDEMDQWHVAFIVEPHSQGILKITGFEKGLPPEIPQWIKINAKWWISDQISDSEFMKGIDFLFKKGTIFVADKQFIVESDWYIPSWFKTTALWWSEEKISDDDLLNAIENLVKQKIIVI comes from the coding sequence TTGGTTGTTCCTCAAGTAGCATATGCTAATGTTTATGTCCCATTACATGAATATCTAGGATATTTTGATTCGACTGGAATCTATACAGTAGTTGGAAATGTTAAAAATGAAAATCATTTTGCAATAATTCCAACAATCACTGTATCTGTAATTGATGATTATAAAACTATGTCAAAAACAATCAAGCATGTTCCTTTAGGTGCTGGTAAGGAAATACCATTTAAAATAAAGTTTCCAGAATTAATATCCAACACTCCAATTCTTATGAATCCTGAGATAATTTTTGATAAAACCATAAAAAATGAAATTCCAATTCAAGTACTTTATGATAAAACCTTAATCAAACACAGTGATGGACACATTTCAGGAAGAATTCAAAATACCGGTGAAAAAACTATCTATTATCCTAAAATTTATGCAGTAGTTCATGGTTATGAACTGGTATTAGATATTACACAAAATATTGAATTTATTGAAAAAATTGAGCCAGAAGAAATTGTTGAATTTTCAATGTATCCTGACCCATCAATTACTGCCGATGTTTTTTATTATAGCTGTTTTGCACCAGTAGACACTACCGTAATTCCAGTAACTGCGAAGAAGAATGGAGGGGAATTTGATTTTCGATATGATTCAGGTGCATGGTATTCAGCCGCTGAATTCAGTAATGATGGAACAACCCTTACTATGCGTGGATACAATAGTTATCCGCTTCAAACATACGCTAATTTTGAATTTCCACCAATTACAGGCAAAGAAAAGTTTGATGTTACAATAAATGACAAGCCTATAGAATTCATTCAGAGTGTTGATGAGATGGATCAATGGCATGTTGCATTTATTGTAGAACCACACTCACAAGGAATTCTAAAAATTACTGGCTTTGAAAAAGGATTACCTCCTGAAATTCCTCAATGGATTAAAATAAACGCTAAATGGTGGATATCTGATCAAATCTCTGATTCTGAATTCATGAAGGGAATAGATTTTTTATTCAAAAAAGGAACAATATTTGTTGCAGATAAACAGTTCATTGTAGAATCTGACTGGTATATTCCATCTTGGTTCAAGACCACTGCATTATGGTGGTCTGAAGAAAAAATTTCTGATGATGATCTTCTAAATGCAATTGAAAATCTTGTGAAACAAAAAATAATTGTAATTTAA